A stretch of Caenibius tardaugens NBRC 16725 DNA encodes these proteins:
- a CDS encoding S-(hydroxymethyl)glutathione dehydrogenase/class III alcohol dehydrogenase, with the protein MKTRAAVAFEAKKPLEIVELDLEGPKAGEVLVEIMATGICHTDAYTLDGFDSEGIFPSILGHEGAGIVREVGAGVTSVKPGDHVIPLYTPECRQCKSCLSGKTNLCTAIRATQGKGLMPDGTTRFSYKGQPIYHYMGCSTFSNFTVLPEIAVAKIREDAPFQTSCYIGCGVTTGVGAVVNTAKVQVGENVVVFGLGGIGLNVIQGAKMVGADKIIGIDLNPDREEWGRKFGMTHFINAAGKSRDEQVAEILALTDGGADYSFDATGNTEVMRTALECCHRGWGESIVIGVAEAGKEISTRPFQLVTGRVWKGTAFGGAKGRTDVPKIVDWYMNGKIAIDPMITHVLTLEEINKGFDLMHAGESIRSVVVF; encoded by the coding sequence ATGAAGACCCGTGCTGCCGTTGCCTTTGAAGCGAAAAAGCCGCTGGAGATCGTGGAACTTGATCTCGAAGGGCCGAAGGCAGGTGAAGTTCTGGTCGAGATTATGGCCACGGGCATTTGCCATACCGATGCCTACACGCTGGACGGATTCGACAGCGAAGGCATCTTCCCGTCGATCCTGGGGCATGAAGGTGCGGGGATCGTGCGCGAAGTTGGCGCGGGGGTGACCTCGGTCAAGCCGGGCGATCACGTGATCCCGCTCTACACCCCGGAATGCCGCCAGTGCAAAAGCTGCCTTTCGGGCAAGACCAACCTGTGCACCGCGATCCGCGCGACGCAGGGCAAGGGGTTGATGCCCGATGGCACGACCCGGTTCAGCTACAAAGGGCAGCCCATCTACCATTACATGGGCTGTTCGACCTTTTCGAATTTCACGGTCCTGCCCGAAATCGCCGTGGCGAAAATCCGCGAGGACGCCCCGTTCCAGACGAGCTGCTATATCGGTTGCGGCGTGACCACCGGCGTTGGCGCCGTGGTCAATACGGCCAAGGTGCAGGTTGGCGAAAATGTCGTGGTGTTCGGGCTGGGCGGGATCGGCCTCAACGTGATTCAGGGCGCCAAGATGGTGGGCGCGGACAAGATCATCGGCATCGATCTCAATCCGGATCGCGAAGAATGGGGCCGCAAGTTCGGCATGACCCATTTCATCAATGCCGCGGGCAAATCGCGCGATGAACAGGTGGCCGAAATCCTCGCGCTGACCGATGGCGGGGCGGATTACAGCTTCGATGCCACCGGCAATACCGAAGTCATGCGCACCGCGCTGGAATGCTGCCATCGCGGATGGGGCGAAAGCATCGTGATCGGCGTGGCCGAAGCGGGCAAGGAAATCAGCACCCGCCCGTTCCAGCTCGTCACCGGCCGCGTATGGAAAGGCACGGCCTTTGGTGGGGCCAAGGGCCGGACCGATGTGCCCAAGATCGTCGACTGGTACATGAACGGCAAGATTGCGATCGATCCGATGATCACGCATGTGTTGACGCTGGAAGAAATCAACAAGGGTTTCGACCTGATGCATGCGGGCGAATCCATCCGCAGCGTCGTGGTTTTCTGA
- a CDS encoding VOC family protein has product MFSHLTVGSNDIERSRTFYDAVFGALGAKPAIMDDKGRLIYFHKDALFLVTKPIDGQPATAGNGSTVGFAMDSTEQADAWHAAGVASGGTSVEDPPGVRESAAGNLYLAYLRDPDGNKLCALLRV; this is encoded by the coding sequence ATGTTTAGCCATCTGACCGTGGGTTCGAACGACATCGAACGTTCGCGCACCTTCTATGATGCGGTGTTCGGTGCTCTGGGCGCGAAGCCCGCCATCATGGATGACAAGGGGCGGCTGATCTATTTCCACAAGGATGCCCTGTTTCTGGTGACGAAGCCGATCGACGGCCAGCCCGCCACCGCGGGTAACGGCAGCACGGTCGGCTTTGCGATGGACAGCACCGAACAGGCCGATGCTTGGCATGCGGCTGGTGTCGCCAGTGGCGGTACGTCGGTGGAAGATCCGCCGGGCGTGCGCGAAAGTGCGGCGGGCAATCTCTACCTCGCCTATCTGCGCGATCCCGATGGCAACAAGCTCTGCGCGCTCCTGCGGGTGTGA
- the fghA gene encoding S-formylglutathione hydrolase, which yields MALETLSTNKAHGGVQGVYSHASAATGTPMTFSVFVPDHAPGARLPVLWYLSGLTCTHANVTEKGEYRAACAEQGIIFVAPDTSPRGDDVADDEAYDFGKGAGFYVNATQEPWAAHFQMRRYIEDELPALVAQHFPVDMARQGITGHSMGGHGALTIALRNPGRFRSVSAFAPIVSPLNCPWGEKALTGYIGPDRAAWREYDACALIDDGARLPDLLVDQGTADGFLAEQLRTELLEQAVARAGMPSTIRLQHGYDHSYYFISTFMADHVAWHGERLKG from the coding sequence ATCGCATTGGAAACCCTGTCCACGAATAAGGCGCACGGTGGTGTGCAGGGCGTGTACAGTCACGCCTCTGCCGCCACCGGCACACCGATGACGTTTTCCGTATTCGTCCCCGATCATGCGCCGGGGGCCAGGCTGCCGGTGTTGTGGTATCTTTCGGGCCTGACCTGCACCCATGCCAATGTCACGGAAAAGGGCGAATATCGCGCCGCCTGTGCCGAACAGGGGATTATCTTCGTCGCGCCCGATACCAGCCCGCGCGGCGATGATGTGGCGGACGACGAAGCCTATGATTTTGGCAAGGGCGCGGGCTTCTATGTCAATGCGACGCAGGAACCATGGGCCGCGCATTTCCAGATGCGCCGTTATATCGAGGATGAATTGCCCGCGCTGGTGGCGCAGCATTTCCCGGTGGATATGGCCCGGCAGGGCATCACCGGCCATTCGATGGGTGGTCATGGCGCCTTGACGATTGCCTTGCGCAATCCCGGGCGGTTCCGGTCGGTCAGTGCCTTCGCGCCGATTGTCAGCCCGCTGAACTGCCCCTGGGGGGAAAAGGCGCTGACGGGCTATATCGGCCCCGACCGCGCGGCATGGCGGGAATACGACGCCTGCGCGCTGATCGATGATGGCGCGCGCCTGCCCGATCTGCTGGTCGATCAGGGGACTGCGGACGGTTTCCTTGCCGAACAGCTCAGAACCGAACTGCTGGAACAGGCGGTGGCCCGTGCCGGGATGCCATCCACGATCCGGCTGCAGCACGGCTATGATCATTCCTACTACTTCATCTCCACCTTCATGGCCGATCATGTCGCCTGGCATGGCGAAAGGCTGAAGGGGTGA
- a CDS encoding NAD(P)H-dependent oxidoreductase subunit E: MSREERLGAIIARHARREGPMLPILHDVQAEFGCVDDAAERAIASALNLSRAEVHGVVSFYHDFRGKADPRPEVQICRAEACKARGVDALIAQTQEAAGSRVRLADVYCLGLCSVGPNARIGDTLHARLDAAALKHLIEAA; the protein is encoded by the coding sequence GTGAGCCGGGAAGAGCGGCTTGGTGCGATCATCGCCCGCCACGCGCGGCGCGAAGGCCCCATGTTGCCGATCCTGCATGATGTGCAGGCCGAATTTGGCTGCGTCGATGATGCGGCGGAACGCGCGATTGCCAGCGCGCTCAATCTCAGTCGGGCCGAAGTGCACGGCGTGGTCAGCTTCTATCACGATTTCCGTGGCAAGGCCGACCCCCGACCCGAAGTGCAGATTTGCCGCGCGGAAGCCTGCAAGGCGCGCGGGGTCGATGCCCTGATCGCGCAGACGCAAGAAGCGGCGGGATCGCGCGTGCGGCTGGCCGATGTCTATTGCCTCGGCCTGTGCAGTGTCGGGCCCAATGCGCGGATCGGCGATACCTTGCATGCGCGCCTTGATGCGGCCGCGCTCAAACATCTGATCGAGGCGGCATGA
- a CDS encoding NADH-ubiquinone oxidoreductase-F iron-sulfur binding region domain-containing protein — MNTLVRISDDALARACGADALAAAFAQAGAMVERVSSWGMHWLEPLVEIEGQGFGPATVADVPAILQGSSVKAIGRIADHPFIAGQQRLTFARAGRTRPLSLEDYAATGGWLGLERARAIGPARVIADVIASGLRGRGGAGFPAGIKWQTVANAPGTRKYVVCNADEGDSGTFADRMLMEGDPFAIIEGMAIAAHAVGAQHGYIYVRSEYPDAIRKLEAAIALAAPVIAPFVMEVRAGAGAYVCGEETALLNSLEGKRGEVRAKPPLPALEGLFGCPTAINNVLTLTAVPHILAEGGAEEYARLGIDRSRGTKPIQLAGNIRHGGLYETAFGITLRELVYDIGGGTASGRPVKAVQVGGPLGAYIPPDQFDLPFDYEAYAAADALIGHGGIVVFDDTADMAGMARFALQFCAAESCGKCTPCRVGAVRGVELIDRIRSEATNGGRMRDAVEALPQMHNAPRDGRSRADQIALLTDLCDTMKYGSLCALGGFTPYPVMSALRHWPDDFGHAVEQPETADGL, encoded by the coding sequence ATGAACACGCTTGTCCGCATATCCGATGATGCGCTGGCGCGGGCCTGCGGTGCGGATGCACTGGCCGCCGCATTCGCGCAGGCGGGTGCCATGGTGGAACGCGTGTCGAGCTGGGGGATGCACTGGCTGGAACCGCTGGTCGAGATCGAAGGGCAGGGATTTGGCCCGGCGACTGTGGCCGATGTCCCTGCGATCCTCCAGGGCAGCAGTGTCAAGGCCATTGGGCGCATTGCCGATCATCCCTTTATCGCGGGGCAACAGCGGCTGACGTTTGCCCGTGCCGGGCGCACGCGCCCGCTCAGCCTGGAAGACTATGCCGCGACGGGCGGTTGGCTGGGGCTGGAACGCGCCCGTGCGATTGGCCCTGCACGCGTGATCGCGGATGTGATCGCCTCCGGCCTGCGCGGCCGGGGCGGTGCGGGCTTTCCTGCCGGGATCAAGTGGCAGACGGTCGCCAATGCGCCGGGCACGCGCAAATATGTCGTCTGCAATGCGGACGAAGGGGATAGCGGCACCTTTGCCGACCGCATGCTGATGGAAGGCGATCCCTTCGCGATTATCGAGGGTATGGCGATCGCCGCCCATGCGGTGGGGGCGCAGCACGGCTATATTTACGTGCGCAGCGAATATCCCGATGCGATCCGCAAGCTGGAGGCCGCGATTGCGCTGGCCGCGCCGGTGATTGCCCCCTTCGTGATGGAGGTGCGCGCCGGTGCTGGTGCCTATGTCTGCGGCGAAGAAACCGCGCTGCTCAACAGCCTTGAAGGCAAGCGCGGCGAAGTGCGGGCGAAACCGCCGTTGCCCGCGCTGGAGGGCCTGTTTGGCTGCCCGACCGCGATCAACAATGTCCTGACGCTGACGGCCGTGCCGCATATTCTGGCGGAGGGCGGCGCAGAAGAATACGCCCGGTTGGGGATTGACCGTTCGCGCGGGACCAAGCCGATCCAACTGGCCGGGAACATCCGCCACGGCGGGCTCTATGAAACCGCCTTCGGCATTACCTTGCGCGAACTGGTCTATGATATCGGTGGGGGCACGGCATCGGGCCGCCCGGTCAAGGCGGTGCAGGTCGGCGGACCGCTGGGCGCGTATATCCCGCCCGATCAGTTCGATCTGCCGTTCGATTACGAAGCCTATGCCGCTGCCGATGCGCTGATCGGCCATGGCGGGATCGTGGTGTTTGACGACACGGCTGACATGGCGGGCATGGCGCGGTTCGCGCTGCAGTTTTGCGCCGCGGAAAGCTGCGGCAAATGCACTCCGTGCCGCGTGGGCGCGGTGCGCGGGGTGGAACTGATCGACCGTATCCGCAGCGAAGCGACCAATGGCGGGCGAATGCGCGATGCAGTGGAAGCATTGCCGCAGATGCATAATGCCCCGCGCGACGGACGCAGCCGGGCGGACCAGATCGCCCTGCTCACCGATTTGTGCGATACTATGAAATATGGCTCGCTCTGCGCACTGGGGGGCTTCACGCCCTATCCGGTGATGAGCGCGCTGAGGCACTGGCCGGATGATTTCGGCCATGCGGTGGAACAGCCGGAGACAGCAGATGGGCTATGA
- the fdhF gene encoding formate dehydrogenase subunit alpha: MGYERQTDFGTPEVLSDQSVTLTIDGRSVVVPAGTSVMRAAASCGGDIPKLCATDNLKSFGSCRLCLVEIDGMRGTPASCTTPVADGMVVHTQSDHLAKLRRGVMELYISDHPLDCLTCSANNDCELQDTAAAVGLRDVRYGYDGANHLGQADDLSNPYFQFEPSKCITCSRCVRACDEVQGTFALTIEGRGFASKVSAGQATDDFLASECVSCGACVQACPTSALMEKSVKELGKPERAVVTTCAYCGVGCTFRAEMKGEQLVRMVPWKDGKANRGHSCVKGRFAWGYANHKDRITQPMIRDSIDQPWRAVSWDEALTFTAERLQAIKAQHGARALGGITSSRCTNEEAYLVQKLVRGGFGSNNVDTCARVCHSPTGYGLKTTFGTSAGTQDFDSVMQADVILVIGANPTDAHPVFASRMKRRLRQGAKLIVIDPRRIDLVRSPHIAAAHHLPLQPGTNVAVLTAMAHVIVTERLADEAFIRERCDWDEYQDWARYVADERHSPEFLEAVTKVPAAELRGAARLFATGGNGAIYYGLGVTEHSQGSSTVMAIANLAMATGNIGRPGVGVNPLRGQNNVQGSCDMGSFPHELSGYRHISDDAARALFEQDWGVALDPEPGLRIPNMLDAAIDGSFRAIYIQGEDILQSDPNTHHVAAGLAAMDCVIVHDLFLNETANYAHVFLPGSTFLEKDGTFTNAERRIQPVRKVMEPANGPKGQGLADWEVTQALANAMGLGWHYTHPSAILDEIARLTPTFAGVSWDRLCAEGSLQWPVNEQFPDGAPIMHVDGFVRGKGKFVVTEYVPTDEKTGPRFPLLLTTGRILSQYNVGAQTRRTANVAWHEEDVLEMHPTDAENRGLDTGDWARLASRTGETTLRVLVTDRVAPGVVYTTFHHPTTQANVVTTDYSDWATNCPEYKVTAVQVTPSNGPSAWQEDYAGLSARARRIETPEAAE, from the coding sequence ATGGGCTATGAACGGCAAACCGATTTCGGCACGCCCGAAGTGCTTTCGGACCAGTCCGTCACGCTGACGATCGACGGGCGCAGCGTGGTCGTTCCCGCAGGCACCAGCGTGATGCGGGCGGCGGCCAGTTGCGGCGGCGATATCCCGAAACTCTGCGCGACCGACAACCTGAAAAGCTTCGGTTCATGCCGCCTTTGTCTGGTGGAGATCGACGGGATGCGCGGCACGCCCGCATCCTGCACCACCCCTGTCGCCGATGGCATGGTGGTGCATACGCAGAGCGACCATCTGGCAAAACTGCGGCGCGGGGTGATGGAACTCTACATTTCCGACCACCCGCTCGATTGCCTGACCTGCAGCGCCAACAACGATTGCGAATTGCAGGATACGGCGGCCGCCGTGGGCCTGCGCGATGTGCGCTATGGCTATGACGGCGCCAATCATCTGGGGCAGGCGGATGACCTCTCGAACCCCTATTTCCAGTTCGAACCGTCCAAATGCATCACCTGTTCGCGCTGCGTGCGGGCCTGTGATGAAGTGCAGGGCACCTTCGCGCTGACGATCGAAGGGCGCGGGTTCGCCTCGAAAGTGAGCGCGGGGCAGGCCACGGACGATTTCCTCGCCAGCGAATGCGTTTCGTGCGGGGCCTGCGTGCAGGCCTGCCCGACCAGTGCGCTGATGGAAAAATCGGTCAAGGAACTGGGCAAGCCGGAACGCGCGGTGGTGACGACGTGCGCCTATTGCGGGGTCGGCTGCACTTTCCGGGCCGAGATGAAGGGCGAACAGCTCGTCCGCATGGTGCCGTGGAAGGATGGCAAGGCCAATCGCGGGCACAGCTGCGTCAAAGGGCGCTTCGCCTGGGGCTATGCCAACCACAAGGACCGCATCACCCAGCCGATGATCCGCGACTCTATCGATCAGCCGTGGCGCGCGGTGAGCTGGGATGAAGCGTTGACCTTCACCGCCGAACGCCTGCAGGCGATCAAGGCGCAGCATGGCGCCCGGGCGCTGGGCGGGATCACGTCCAGCCGCTGCACCAACGAAGAAGCCTATCTGGTGCAGAAACTGGTGCGTGGCGGGTTCGGGTCGAACAATGTCGATACCTGTGCCCGGGTGTGCCATTCGCCCACCGGGTATGGCCTGAAAACGACGTTCGGCACCAGTGCGGGTACGCAGGATTTCGATTCGGTGATGCAGGCCGATGTGATCCTCGTGATTGGCGCCAATCCCACCGATGCGCACCCCGTGTTCGCCAGCCGGATGAAACGGCGGCTGCGGCAAGGCGCAAAGCTGATCGTGATCGACCCGCGCCGGATCGATCTGGTCCGTTCGCCCCATATCGCGGCGGCGCATCACCTGCCCCTGCAACCCGGCACCAATGTCGCCGTGCTCACCGCCATGGCGCACGTTATCGTCACCGAAAGGCTGGCGGACGAGGCGTTCATTCGGGAACGCTGCGACTGGGACGAATATCAGGATTGGGCGCGCTATGTCGCGGACGAACGCCACAGCCCCGAATTTCTGGAAGCGGTGACGAAAGTCCCGGCGGCGGAACTGCGCGGGGCGGCCCGCCTGTTCGCCACCGGCGGCAACGGTGCGATCTATTACGGCCTTGGCGTGACCGAACATTCGCAAGGGTCTTCCACGGTCATGGCGATTGCCAATCTGGCGATGGCCACGGGCAATATTGGCCGGCCCGGCGTGGGGGTGAACCCGCTGCGCGGCCAGAACAATGTGCAGGGCAGCTGCGATATGGGCAGTTTCCCGCACGAACTGTCCGGTTATCGCCATATCTCCGACGATGCGGCGCGCGCGCTGTTCGAACAGGATTGGGGGGTGGCGCTCGACCCCGAACCGGGCCTGCGCATTCCCAATATGCTGGATGCCGCGATCGATGGCAGCTTCCGCGCGATTTACATTCAGGGCGAGGATATCCTGCAATCGGACCCGAATACGCACCATGTTGCGGCGGGGCTGGCGGCGATGGACTGTGTGATTGTCCACGACCTGTTCCTCAACGAAACGGCAAACTACGCCCATGTCTTCTTGCCGGGCAGCACCTTTCTGGAAAAGGACGGCACTTTCACCAATGCCGAACGCCGCATCCAGCCGGTGCGCAAGGTGATGGAACCGGCCAATGGCCCAAAGGGGCAGGGGCTGGCCGACTGGGAAGTCACGCAGGCGCTGGCCAATGCCATGGGGCTGGGCTGGCACTATACCCACCCGAGCGCGATTCTCGATGAAATCGCGCGTTTGACACCCACATTTGCCGGGGTGTCGTGGGACCGGCTGTGTGCCGAAGGGTCTTTGCAATGGCCGGTGAACGAACAGTTCCCCGATGGCGCGCCGATCATGCATGTCGACGGGTTCGTGCGCGGCAAGGGCAAGTTCGTCGTCACCGAATATGTCCCGACGGATGAGAAAACCGGCCCGCGCTTCCCCCTGCTGCTCACCACCGGGCGCATTCTCAGCCAGTACAATGTCGGTGCGCAGACCCGGCGCACCGCCAATGTCGCGTGGCACGAGGAAGATGTTCTCGAAATGCATCCCACGGATGCCGAAAACCGCGGTCTCGATACGGGCGATTGGGCGCGGCTGGCCAGCCGGACGGGGGAAACGACCTTGCGCGTGCTGGTGACCGATCGCGTCGCGCCGGGCGTGGTCTACACCACGTTCCACCACCCGACGACGCAGGCCAATGTCGTTACAACCGACTATTCCGACTGGGCCACCAATTGCCCCGAATACAAGGTGACCGCAGTGCAGGTGACGCCGTCCAACGGACCCAGCGCGTGGCAGGAAGACTATGCTGGTCTGTCCGCGCGCGCGCGCCGGATCGAAACGCCTGAGGCGGCGGAATAA
- a CDS encoding formate dehydrogenase subunit delta, translating to MQLFWDPRMKAGIFADDLSGLSPIARAAVERLRTP from the coding sequence ATGCAACTGTTCTGGGACCCGCGCATGAAAGCGGGCATTTTCGCAGATGATCTGTCAGGCCTTTCGCCGATCGCCCGCGCGGCGGTGGAACGCCTGCGCACGCCCTGA
- the fdhD gene encoding formate dehydrogenase accessory sulfurtransferase FdhD — translation MTGPVEIDRQGQRRPITRRWVPEAPVALEYNGLSYAVMMATPADLEDFALGFALTEGLAQQVGDCTGIALAEVEKGWIVRASLAGLGVEQLTERVRARVAESSCGLCGIDNLDAVSRPLPPVAQHEPVVPDAIFRALSQLRDHQPLGCATGAAHGAAFATTDGDILYAREDVGRHNALDKLIGALARSGQDVAQGFILSSARCSYEIVEKAVRARATTLATISLPTTLAVERAQAAGLTLYSLARDDSVLSIASG, via the coding sequence ATGACAGGGCCAGTCGAAATCGATCGTCAAGGGCAGCGTCGCCCGATCACGCGCAGATGGGTGCCCGAAGCGCCCGTCGCGCTGGAATACAATGGCCTGTCCTACGCCGTGATGATGGCGACGCCCGCCGATCTCGAAGACTTCGCACTGGGCTTTGCCCTGACCGAGGGGCTGGCGCAGCAAGTGGGCGATTGCACCGGCATCGCCTTGGCCGAGGTGGAAAAAGGCTGGATCGTGCGGGCGAGCCTTGCCGGTCTGGGGGTCGAACAGTTGACGGAACGCGTGCGGGCACGCGTGGCGGAATCGTCCTGCGGGCTGTGCGGGATAGACAATCTCGACGCGGTGAGCCGGCCCCTGCCGCCAGTTGCCCAGCATGAACCCGTGGTGCCGGACGCGATTTTTCGGGCCTTGTCGCAATTGCGCGATCATCAGCCGCTTGGCTGCGCCACCGGGGCGGCGCATGGGGCGGCTTTTGCCACAACGGACGGGGATATCCTGTACGCGCGCGAAGATGTCGGGCGGCACAACGCGCTGGACAAACTGATTGGCGCACTGGCGCGCAGTGGGCAGGATGTGGCGCAGGGCTTTATCCTGTCCAGCGCGCGCTGTTCCTACGAAATCGTGGAAAAAGCGGTGCGCGCGAGGGCAACCACACTGGCCACCATATCGCTGCCGACGACGCTTGCGGTCGAACGGGCACAAGCCGCCGGACTGACGCTCTATTCGCTGGCGCGGGATGACAGCGTTTTGTCGATCGCTTCAGGCTGA
- a CDS encoding 3-hydroxyacyl-CoA dehydrogenase NAD-binding domain-containing protein, translating into MGDVLTTRVVGNVGIVEIDSPPVNALSTDVRSAVIEGLRIHNADDAVAAIVLLCAGRTFFAGADIAEFDNLPIRQPDFDALMAAAESSAKPVVAAIHGTALGGGLELALSCNYRVAVSSAKLGLPEVNLGILPGAGGTQRLPRLVGAGVALDMILTGKPVGAAKAAEMGLIDQVVEDGKLEEAALAFAQDVIAQGAPLPKVRDKAVAGGLDDLEAVKATHKRQFKGFKAPGHIVQAVEAAITLPFDEGLRREKDLFGELLVSRESEAQRHVFFAQRLTAKVPDIGKDVPILPIRKVGVIGAGTMGGGITMNFLQAGIPVTLVEMKQEAIDRGIATIRKNYERTAAKGRMTTDQVEQLMGLITPALSLDALADVDLVVEAVFEEISIKKDIFGKLDAICRDGAILASNTSFLDLNDIASATKRPEWVVGLHFFSPANVMPLLEVVRGAHTSKEVIGTVMKLAGTIKKTPVLAGVCHGFIANRIMEHLIVQSQQMALEGVPLRTIDKVMNDYGFAMGPIAMLDLIGLDVLVHGAEGRTLMGDFVEAGRRGQKTGKGFYDYDADRKATLSDEAAKIITDFAAYAGIKSDPDQSDEAILKRLLYPVVNEGTKCIEEGIALRASDIDVAAILGYNWPVFTGGPMFWGDTIGAKVLLAGLQELEPRYGPAFKPSALLEKLAADGGEIAKL; encoded by the coding sequence ATGGGTGATGTGCTGACAACGCGCGTGGTGGGCAATGTCGGGATCGTGGAAATCGATTCCCCGCCGGTCAATGCGCTCTCCACCGACGTGCGCAGCGCGGTTATCGAAGGGCTGCGGATCCACAATGCCGATGATGCGGTGGCGGCCATCGTTCTGCTTTGCGCGGGGCGGACGTTCTTTGCCGGGGCGGATATCGCGGAATTCGACAATCTGCCGATCCGGCAACCCGATTTCGACGCGCTGATGGCGGCGGCGGAAAGTTCGGCCAAGCCGGTTGTCGCCGCCATTCACGGCACGGCGCTGGGCGGTGGGCTGGAACTCGCCCTGTCCTGCAATTATCGCGTGGCCGTAAGCTCGGCCAAACTTGGCCTTCCCGAAGTCAATCTCGGCATTCTTCCCGGTGCGGGTGGCACGCAGCGGCTGCCCCGTCTGGTGGGCGCCGGCGTGGCGCTCGACATGATTCTGACAGGCAAGCCGGTGGGCGCGGCCAAGGCGGCCGAAATGGGCCTGATCGATCAGGTGGTCGAAGATGGCAAACTGGAAGAAGCGGCCCTCGCTTTCGCGCAGGACGTGATCGCCCAAGGTGCGCCCCTGCCCAAAGTGCGGGACAAGGCGGTTGCTGGCGGGCTGGACGATCTCGAAGCGGTCAAGGCAACGCACAAGCGCCAGTTCAAGGGGTTCAAGGCCCCGGGCCATATCGTGCAGGCGGTGGAAGCGGCGATCACCCTGCCGTTCGATGAAGGCCTGCGCCGTGAAAAGGACCTGTTCGGTGAACTGCTCGTCTCGCGCGAGAGCGAAGCCCAGCGCCATGTCTTCTTCGCGCAGCGTCTGACGGCGAAAGTCCCCGATATCGGCAAGGATGTGCCGATCCTGCCGATCCGCAAAGTGGGTGTGATCGGCGCCGGCACCATGGGTGGCGGGATCACGATGAATTTCCTGCAGGCTGGAATCCCGGTGACTCTGGTCGAAATGAAGCAGGAAGCGATCGATCGCGGCATTGCCACGATCCGCAAGAATTACGAACGCACCGCAGCCAAAGGCCGGATGACAACCGATCAGGTCGAACAGCTTATGGGCCTGATCACGCCCGCGCTGTCACTCGATGCGCTGGCCGACGTCGATCTGGTTGTCGAAGCGGTGTTCGAGGAAATCTCCATCAAGAAGGATATCTTCGGCAAGCTGGATGCGATTTGCCGCGATGGCGCGATCCTTGCGTCGAACACCTCGTTCCTCGATCTCAACGATATCGCTTCGGCTACGAAGCGTCCGGAATGGGTGGTCGGGCTGCACTTCTTCTCGCCCGCCAATGTCATGCCGCTGCTCGAAGTCGTGCGCGGTGCGCATACCAGCAAGGAAGTGATTGGCACGGTCATGAAGCTGGCGGGCACCATCAAGAAGACGCCAGTGCTCGCCGGGGTCTGCCATGGTTTCATCGCCAACCGCATCATGGAACATCTGATCGTCCAGTCGCAGCAAATGGCGCTCGAAGGGGTGCCGCTGCGCACGATCGACAAGGTGATGAACGATTACGGTTTCGCCATGGGGCCGATTGCGATGCTCGACCTGATCGGGCTCGACGTGCTGGTTCACGGCGCCGAAGGCCGCACCCTGATGGGCGATTTCGTCGAGGCCGGGCGGCGCGGGCAGAAGACCGGCAAGGGCTTTTACGATTACGATGCGGATCGCAAGGCCACGCTTTCGGACGAAGCCGCGAAGATCATTACCGATTTCGCAGCCTATGCCGGGATCAAGTCCGATCCGGACCAGAGCGACGAGGCCATTCTCAAGCGTCTGCTCTATCCCGTGGTCAACGAAGGCACGAAGTGCATCGAGGAAGGCATCGCCCTGCGCGCCTCCGATATCGATGTAGCGGCAATCCTCGGCTACAACTGGCCGGTGTTCACCGGTGGGCCGATGTTCTGGGGCGACACCATCGGCGCGAAGGTGCTGCTGGCCGGGTTGCAGGAACTGGAACCGCGCTATGGACCGGCGTTCAAACCTTCCGCGCTGCTCGAAAAGCTGGCGGCGGACGGCGGGGAAATCGCCAAGCTCTGA
- the dcd gene encoding dCTP deaminase produces the protein MAILSDRWIRNEVRHSGMIEPFVERQNREGVISYGLSSYGYDARVADEFKIFTNVDNALVDPKDFSANSFVDRKTDVCVIPPNSFALARTVEYFRIPRDVLVICLGKSTYARCGIIVNVTPLEPEWEGHVTLEFSNTTPLPAKIYANEGACQFLFLRGNEPCETSYADRAGKYMGQRGVTLPKL, from the coding sequence ATGGCGATTCTCAGCGACAGATGGATCCGGAACGAAGTCCGGCATAGCGGCATGATCGAACCTTTCGTGGAACGGCAGAACCGCGAAGGGGTGATCAGCTACGGCTTGTCCTCCTATGGCTATGATGCCCGGGTGGCGGACGAGTTCAAGATATTCACCAATGTCGACAATGCGCTGGTCGATCCGAAGGATTTTTCGGCGAACAGCTTCGTCGATCGCAAGACCGATGTCTGCGTGATCCCGCCCAACAGCTTCGCACTGGCGCGCACGGTCGAGTATTTCCGCATCCCGCGCGACGTACTGGTGATCTGTCTCGGCAAATCCACGTATGCCCGCTGTGGCATTATTGTGAATGTCACCCCGCTCGAACCCGAATGGGAAGGGCACGTGACGCTGGAATTTTCCAACACCACCCCGCTGCCCGCCAAGATCTACGCCAACGAAGGCGCCTGCCAGTTCCTGTTCCTGCGCGGCAACGAACCGTGCGAAACGAGCTATGCCGATCGCGCGGGCAAATACATGGGCCAGCGCGGGGTAACGCTGCCGAAGCTGTGA